Proteins encoded within one genomic window of Mesobacillus subterraneus:
- a CDS encoding CcdC family protein translates to MNYILASTVGAIGMAIFVTFMRMKAAKKPASAKKIILPPIFMSTGALMFIFPVFRVHFLQILEALSVGILFSILLIKTSKFEVRGQEIFLKRSKAFAFILIGLLVVRIIAKLVLSSSIDFGELSGMFWILAFGMIVPWRIAMYLQFKKLHNELPNG, encoded by the coding sequence ATGAATTATATTCTGGCGTCAACAGTTGGAGCAATTGGCATGGCTATCTTTGTGACATTCATGAGGATGAAGGCAGCCAAAAAACCAGCATCTGCCAAGAAAATTATCTTACCGCCAATCTTCATGAGCACGGGTGCGCTCATGTTCATCTTCCCAGTCTTCCGGGTTCATTTTTTACAGATTCTAGAGGCGCTTTCAGTAGGGATACTATTCTCAATCCTGCTCATCAAAACCTCGAAGTTCGAAGTCAGAGGACAGGAAATTTTCCTGAAGAGATCCAAGGCTTTCGCCTTCATTTTAATCGGTTTGTTGGTCGTCCGTATAATAGCCAAGTTGGTGCTGAGCAGCTCAATCGATTTCGGCGAGTTGAGCGGAATGTTTTGGATTCTAGCCTTTGGAATGATTGTCCCATGGAGAATCGCAATGTATTTGCAATTCAAGAAACTCCACAATGAATTGCCTAATGGTTAG
- a CDS encoding response regulator, with translation MVRILIVDDAKFMRITLTNILKKANHEIVGEAENGREAVKLYRELKPDLVTMDITMPEMSGLDAVKEIKKDFKDAKIIMCSAMGQQKMVVDAIEAGAKDFIVKPFDDSQVVDSVSRVLR, from the coding sequence ATGGTCAGAATTTTGATAGTTGACGACGCAAAATTTATGAGGATCACCTTAACCAATATTCTGAAGAAAGCGAACCACGAAATAGTAGGAGAAGCTGAAAATGGACGTGAAGCAGTCAAGCTGTATCGTGAGCTGAAACCCGATCTCGTGACAATGGATATTACAATGCCGGAAATGAGCGGACTGGACGCCGTCAAAGAAATCAAAAAAGATTTCAAGGATGCAAAAATTATCATGTGCTCAGCAATGGGACAGCAGAAAATGGTGGTGGATGCAATCGAGGCAGGAGCAAAGGATTTCATTGTAAAGCCATTCGATGATTCCCAGGTAGTCGATTCCGTATCAAGAGTATTAAGATGA
- a CDS encoding cytochrome c biogenesis CcdA family protein, translating into MTDINIFIAMGAGFLSFISPCCLPLYPAFLSYITGMSVGELKSENAMLQRRSLLHTLFFLLGFSVIFIAIGFGTSFVGQFFIQYQDLIRQLGAIFIVAFGLMVIGFFKPEFLMKDRKIEFKSRPSGYFGSSLIGMAFAAGWTPCTGPILASVILLAGSNPGSGMLYMIAYSLGFAIPFFILSFFVGKMKWIRKHNVKIVKIGGYIMILVGIMLFFDWMTKLISILSMLFGDFTGF; encoded by the coding sequence ATGACAGATATAAATATATTCATTGCTATGGGAGCAGGATTCCTTAGCTTTATTTCTCCATGCTGTTTACCTCTTTATCCGGCATTTTTATCTTATATTACTGGGATGTCTGTAGGAGAACTGAAGAGTGAAAATGCGATGCTGCAAAGGCGCAGTCTGTTGCATACATTGTTTTTCTTGCTGGGGTTTTCGGTGATTTTCATTGCAATTGGCTTCGGGACATCTTTCGTAGGCCAATTCTTTATACAGTACCAGGACCTCATCCGTCAGCTGGGTGCGATTTTTATTGTTGCCTTCGGGTTGATGGTGATTGGCTTCTTTAAGCCTGAATTCTTGATGAAAGACAGAAAAATAGAATTCAAGAGTCGCCCATCAGGTTATTTTGGGTCCTCACTGATTGGTATGGCTTTTGCGGCCGGTTGGACCCCATGTACTGGTCCAATATTGGCTTCGGTCATCTTGCTTGCAGGTTCAAACCCTGGCTCAGGAATGCTGTATATGATTGCGTATAGTCTGGGTTTTGCAATTCCGTTCTTCATTCTTTCATTCTTCGTTGGAAAAATGAAGTGGATCCGCAAGCATAATGTGAAAATTGTCAAAATCGGCGGTTATATCATGATATTAGTCGGAATCATGTTATTCTTCGACTGGATGACAAAGCTGATTTCGATTCTATCCATGTTATTTGGAGATTTTACAGGATTTTAA
- a CDS encoding aspartyl-phosphate phosphatase Spo0E family protein yields the protein MSKEQLISLIEKKREELIQIASKNVLNSKIAIHYSQELDELLNEYNRVYIKKIAAH from the coding sequence TTGTCTAAAGAGCAACTGATTTCCCTCATTGAAAAGAAACGCGAAGAGCTGATCCAAATCGCATCGAAGAACGTCCTCAATTCTAAAATTGCCATTCATTACAGCCAGGAACTTGATGAGCTGTTAAATGAATATAATCGCGTATACATTAAAAAGATAGCAGCCCATTAA